The Bos javanicus breed banteng chromosome 18, ARS-OSU_banteng_1.0, whole genome shotgun sequence genome has a segment encoding these proteins:
- the LOC133230196 gene encoding metallothionein-1B-like isoform X1, which yields MLLEPPSWNGVDWLGSGKPLKSLGQEHPEKRAHPSIQSWRTKGRMGGRGLSGSCSCAGSCTCKACRCPSCKKSCCSCCPVGCAKCAQGCICRGASDKCRCRA from the exons ATGCTTCTGGAACCTCCATCCTGGAATGGGGTGGACTGGCTAGGTTCAGGAAAACCCCTGAAAAGTTTAGGGCAAGAGCACCCGGAAAAACgtgcccatccatccattcagtcGTGGAGAACAAAAGGAAGGATGGGAGGCAGAGGCCTGA GCGGCTCCTGCAGCTGCGCTGGCTCCTGCACCTGCAAGGCCTGCAGATGCCCCTCCTGCAAGAAGA GCTGCTGCTCTTGCTGCCCTGTGGGCTGTGCCAAGTGTGCCCAGGGCTGCATCTGCAGAGGGGCCTCGGACAAGTGCCGCTGCCGTGCCTGA
- the LOC133230196 gene encoding metallothionein-1B-like isoform X2, which produces MDPNCSCPTSGSCSCAGSCTCKACRCPSCKKSCCSCCPVGCAKCAQGCICRGASDKCRCRA; this is translated from the exons ATGGACCCCAATTGCTCCTGCCCCACTA GCGGCTCCTGCAGCTGCGCTGGCTCCTGCACCTGCAAGGCCTGCAGATGCCCCTCCTGCAAGAAGA GCTGCTGCTCTTGCTGCCCTGTGGGCTGTGCCAAGTGTGCCCAGGGCTGCATCTGCAGAGGGGCCTCGGACAAGTGCCGCTGCCGTGCCTGA
- the LOC133230198 gene encoding metallothionein-1C: MDPNCSCSTGGSCSCPGSCTCKACRCPSCKKSCCSCCPVGCAKCAQGCICKGASDKCSCCA; encoded by the exons ATGGACCCCAACTGCTCCTGCTCCACTG GCGGCTCCTGCAGCTGCCCTGGCTCCTGCACCTGCAAGGCCTGCAGATGTCCCTCCTGCAAGAAGA gctgctgctcctgctgccctGTGGGCTGTGCCAAGTGTGCCCAGGGCTGCATCTGCAAAGGGGCCTCGGACAAGTGCAGCTGCTGTGCCTGA
- the LOC133230197 gene encoding metallothionein-2 encodes MDPNCSCTAGESCTCAGSCKCKDCKCASCKKSCCSCCPVGCAKCAQGCVCKGASDKCSCCA; translated from the exons ATGGATCCCAACTGCTCCTGCACCGCGG GTGAATCCTGCACGTGTGCCGGCTCCTGCAAATGCAAAGATTGCAAGTGCGCCTCCTGCAAGAAGA gctGCTGTTCCTGCTGCCCCGTGGGCTGTGCCAAGTGTGCCCAGGGCTGCGTCTGCAAAGGGGCTTCGGACAAGTGCAGCTGCTGTGCCTGA